In Candidatus Hadarchaeales archaeon, the genomic stretch TCCTCTCCAATCCCCTGGCCCGCAGGTACGCGGAGAGGAAGGGACTACCCATGACGGGGGGCTCGGACGGACACAGCGAGGAGGAGGTGGGGCTGGCCTATACGGAAGTGGGGGAGGTGAAAGGGGTGGAGGGAGTGCTGGAGGAGATCGAAAGGGGAAGGACCCTTGTCGGGGGAAGGAACTTCCCCTTCCTCAAGTACCTTGCCGGGGCCGTTAAGAAGGTGGTAGGGGGATCAGGGTAGGCCCCTCCTGATCCACTCCCTGAAGAAAACATCGAGGATTTTTCCTCTCTCCACCAGACCCCTCTTTTCTAGGAGCTCCAGTCCCTTCCTGACGTGGGCGGGGGATCTCAATCCGTACTTGGAGATGAACTCCTGGGAGTAGGGACCCACTTCCTCCTTCGCCAGACCCTCCAGAAGCCTGCGTTGCAGGGGGGTGAGGTTCTCCCAGATCCCGAAGTAGTGGATCCTCTCGTGGAGGATCACGTTCTCCACGGCCTTCTCCACCGCGGCCTCATCGTCCACCCTTTTCGAGAGAAACCAGAGTTCGTAGCAGAGCTGCTGGGTAAAGGAGGGATGACCATCCGTGAGGTCAAGGATGTGGGCTATCGCGGCCCCGCTTATTCTCCCCCCCGTCCTTCTGAAGCCCTCCTCTATGTATTTCGCGAACTCCTCCCTGGGTATGGGTCCGAGCTCCATGGGCTCCCCGAACCTGTAAAAGGCCCGGCGCTCCTCGCTGAAGATCTCGTCCAGAAGGTGCCTCCTGCTTCCCGTGAAGAGGTAGGTGACCCTTCGGTGGTGCTGGAACCTCGACCTCATCAACTTTTCCATGGCCTCGCCATCCAGGTTTCTTATCTCCTGGAACTCGTCGAACGCTATCACCATCCGCAGGCCCTTTTCTTCCGCCACCTTCTCGGGCAGGTCGAGCACCTGCGCGAGATCCTCCTCGGTGGGGGTCCTCAGGAGCTCAAACCTCACCTCCCCTCCGGGGGTCAAAACCATGTCCACCCTCAGTCCCCTGAGGAAGTCCTGCAGTCCCTTCCTCATCCTCTCGAAGGTACCATAAACCTTCTTCGCCACCTTCCCCACCAGCTCCCTCGCCAGGGCCTCCCTGCTCTGGATCCCGAAGAGGTCGATGAGGATGGAAGTGTATTTTCCCTCCGTTCTCCTGAAAAATTCCTCCACCAGGGAGGTCTTCCCCATCCCCCTCGAGGAGTACAGGATAACGCTCCTCCCCGCCTCCACATGTGCCTCCAACTCCGCGAGTTCCCTTTCCCTGTCTATGAAGTGCTCCCCGCTCACCACCTTCCCGTAGAGGAAGGGATTTTTCATACCTTTCAGTATACCTTTTGGTATAATACCTTTATTTATACCTTTTAGTTAAATTCCACAACTGTTTTGTTCAAAAAATTTGGATGAAAAGCGGGGGGCAACCTTGGGGGGAAGGTTGCCCCCCGGGCTGGCAAAGGTGGGGGGGTGATCGTTACTTCTTCTTCGCGTATTCCATCAAGCCGCGGAAACCCCCTATGTTGGCCATCACCCAATCGTGGACCATCTTCCTCACGACTTCGCTCCGGTTGGTCCCGTAACCCGCGGTGATGAGGTCATCGATGATCCTGAGGTAAAGACCATCCAGGAACACCCTCACTTCCCCCTTCTTCTCTCCTCCATCTACCATCCAGCTCAAATCCAGCTATACTCCAGAAATATAAAAAGGTATCGGCGGCGATCAAAATATCAAGGGCTGGGAAAAAATGGGGGGGGAACGCTTGAGAAATAGGAGAACCTGAGATCCTCACTGATTCCTTTTCCAAACTCCTAAGAAAGGAGCTCGCAAGCGTCTTGACGGGAAGAACCCTGTCGCTTGAGGTCCTCCCGTTGATTTGGCGGAGTTCCTACAGTTCAAAGGGCTAGAAGTAAAAGAAGAAAGCGACCTTCTGGTCAGGAAAAAGATTCTGAACCTTCGCGAGTACCTAGAATTCGGCGGTTTTCTATAGGTTGTCCTCACGAGGCTCAAGGATGTAAAGAGGATCCTCAAGGAACTCTTCAATGAAATACATCAATAACATAGCAGGGAAGCACAGGGTGAGGTAGACGACCTCAAGGTACTGGCGGTCCTGACAGTGGAAAACTTCTCTCGGAGAGGCCAGAGAAAAAACTAAGCAAGCTCGCCAACCACGCAGGAGCCATCTTGGTATGCAAGAGGGCTTGCGTACCGTGTAATAAAAAAAATCCGGCCTCACAAGAAATCGGCTCCACAGTAGTGAAAAAAATTGAAGTTTCTCAGTAAGATTTTGCTGATATCTCCGGACTTTTTGAATTCAGACCTTCAGTCTTAACGGTTAGATTCGTAGACTGGTATAAAAAACTTATGAGCACCTTAAAGTGAAATAAGTTCTAGAATGCAGTCTGGTGTGTAGAATGAGGATAGGAATTATCACAGAATTCTTTCCAAAAAGTCCGGATGTCGAAGTAAG encodes the following:
- a CDS encoding ATP-binding protein → MKNPFLYGKVVSGEHFIDRERELAELEAHVEAGRSVILYSSRGMGKTSLVEEFFRRTEGKYTSILIDLFGIQSREALARELVGKVAKKVYGTFERMRKGLQDFLRGLRVDMVLTPGGEVRFELLRTPTEEDLAQVLDLPEKVAEEKGLRMVIAFDEFQEIRNLDGEAMEKLMRSRFQHHRRVTYLFTGSRRHLLDEIFSEERRAFYRFGEPMELGPIPREEFAKYIEEGFRRTGGRISGAAIAHILDLTDGHPSFTQQLCYELWFLSKRVDDEAAVEKAVENVILHERIHYFGIWENLTPLQRRLLEGLAKEEVGPYSQEFISKYGLRSPAHVRKGLELLEKRGLVERGKILDVFFREWIRRGLP